The DNA segment CGTTATCTGGCGAGCAATGCTCGTTTCCGCCGCGGTATTGTGGCGCAGTTCTTGTATGTGGGGATGCAGGTGGCCGTGTGGTCATTCACCATTCGTCTGGCGCTGGAGTTGGGCGATATCAACGAGCGTGATGCTTCTAACTTCATGGTTTATAGCTTTGCCTGCTTCTTTATTGGCAAGTTTATCGCCAACATCCTGATGACCCGTTTTAATCCGGAAAAAGTGCTGATTCTTTACTCCATTATCGGCGCGCTGTTCCTTGCCTATGTTTCGCTGGCACCGAGCTTTAGTGCGGTATACGTCGCGGTGCTGGTGAGCATTCTGTTTGGACCTTGCTGGGCGACTATCTATGCCGGTACGCTGGATACGGTCGATAACGAACACACTGAAATGGCGGGTGCGGTGATCGTGATGGCCATCGTTGGCGCCGCCGTGGTCCCGGCGATTCAGGGTTATGTGGCGGATATGTTCCACTCGCTACAACTCTCGTTCCTTGTCTCCATGCTGTGCTTCGTTTACGTGGGGGTCTATTTCTGGCGTGAAAGCAAAGTGCGCAGCCTGGCTGAAGCGACCGCATCCTGAGGAGAACGATTATGACAACACGTATCACGCTGTGGCGGACGCTCTTTGGTGAACATCCTCAAGTCCTGCTGGAGAACAGCGATTTCACGGTCACCGCCTTTCGTTATGCCAGCGGTGTGGAAGGGCTAAAGGTGCAGAACAGTCGTGGTCATCTGGTGATTCTGCCCTGGATGGGGCAGATGATCTGGGATGCCCGGTTTGACGGTCACGATCTGACCATGCGCAACATGTTCCGCCAGCCGAAACCCGCAACGGAAGTCGTGGCGACCTATGGCTGTTTTGCCTTCCATTCCGGACTGCTGGCCAATGGCTGCCCGTCGCCGGAAGATACTCACCCGTTGCACGGTGAAATGGCCTGTGCCGCGATGGACGAGGCCTGGCTTGAACTGGACGGCGACAGTCTGCGCGTGACCGGACGCTACGAGTATGTGATGGGATTCGGTCATCATTATCAGGCGCAGCCTGCGGTGGTGATGCATAAGGCGAGCGCGCTGTTTGATATTCAGATGGCCGTCACTAACCTCGCATCCGTCGCGATGCCATTGCAGTACATGTGCCATATGAACTATGCGTACGTACCGCAAGCCACCTTCAGCCAGAATATCCCGGATGAGGTGCTGCGGCTTCGCGAATCGGTCCCGGCGCATGTGAAACCCACCCAACAATGGCTGGCGTTTAATCAGCGGATCTTACAAGGCGAAGCGTCGCTGGTAGCGCTCAATGAACCTGACTTTTACGATCCGGAAATCGTCTTCTTTGCTGACAAACTGGACAGGTATACGGATAAACCCGAATTCTGCATGATCGCCCCGGATGGCACCACGTTTGTCACCCGGTTCGCCAGTTCGGAGCTCAACTACGTGACCCGTTGGATCCTGTATAACGGCGATCAGCAGGTCGCAGCATTCGCCCTGCCCGCCACCTGCCGTCCGGAAGGATTTCTCGCCGCCCAGCGAAACGGCTCGTTGCTTGAGGTCCCCCCCCAGCAAACCCGGACATTTACGGTCACCACCGGCATCGCCTGATCGCTCAAGGCTTGAACAGCAACGCGCTTATCGTTAAGGTAAGCGCTTTTGCCGGATGGCGGCGTAAACGCCTTATCAGGCCTACATCGGCACTCGCCTGTAGACCGGATAAGCGCAGCGCCATCCGACTTGCTTTAGCGCCAGGATGAACCCCATGATTACCGTTGCCCTGATAGACGACCACCTTATCGTTCGCTCCGGCTTTGCCCAACTGCTGGGGCTGGAGGCCGATTTGCAGGTGGTTGCCGAGTTTGGCTCGGGGCGTGAGGCGCTGGCGGGATTGCCGGGACGCGGTGTTCAGGTGTGTATTTGCGACATCTCGATGCCGGATATCTCCGGTCTGGAACTGCTGAGCCAGTTGCCGAAAGGAATGGCGACCATCATGCTCTCGGTACACGACAGCCCGGCGCTGGTGGAACAGGCGCTGAACGCCGGGGCGCGCGGTTTTCTCTCCAAACGCTGCAGCCCGGATGAACTGATTGCCGCGGTGCATACCGTGGCTACCGGCGGCTGTTATTTGACGCCGGAAATTGCCGTCAAACTGGCGGCCGGGCGCCAGGATCCGCTGACCCGACGCGAGCGCCAGGTGGCGGAAAAGCTGGCGCAGGGGATGGCGGTAAAAGAGATTGCCGTCGAGCTGGGGCTATCGCCGAAAACGGTGCACGTCCATCGCGCTAACCTGATGGAAAAACTGGGCGTCAGCAATGACGTTGAGCTGGCGCGGCGCATGTTTGACGGCTGGTAATGAAAACTCTGTTCTCGCGGTTAATCACCGTTCTCGCCTGCTTTTTTATCTTCTCTGCCGCCTGGTTTTGTCTGTGGAGTATCAGCCTGCATCTGGTTGAGCGCCCGGAACTGGCGGTACTGCTGTTCCCGTTTGGTTTGCGCCTGGGGCTGATGCTGCAATGTCCGCGCGGCTACTGGCCGGTATTGTTGGGCGCGGAATGGCTGCTGACCTTCTGGCTGGCGCAGGAAGTGGCGCTGGCGCATCTTCCCCTTTTGCTGATCGGCAGCCTGCTGACGCTGCTGCCCGTGGCGCTGATCTCCCGTTATCGCCATCAGCGCGACTGGCGAACGCTGTTGCTTCAGGGGGCGGCGTTGACGGCGGCGGCGCTGTTGCAGTCGCTTCCCTGGCTGGGACAAGGGGAGGAAGCGTGGAATGCGCTCCTGCTGACCCTGACCGGCGGACTGACGCTGGCGCCGATCTGCCTGGTGTTCTGGCACTATCTGACCAGCACCACCTGGCTGCCGCTGGGCCCGGCGCTGGTGTCGCAACCGGTGAACTGGCGCGGTCGGCACCTGATCTGGTATCTGCTGCTGTTCAGCGTCAGCCTGTGGCTCCAGTTGGGATTACCCGCTGAGCTTTCGCGATTTACCCCCTTCTGTCTGGCGCTGCCGATCATCGCGCTGGCCTGGCATTACGGCTGGCAGGGGGCGCTGATCGCAACGCTGATGAACGCTATTGCGCTGATTGCCAGCCAGACCTGGCACGATCACCCCGTAGATTTATTGCTCTCCCTGTTGGCGCAAAGCCTGACCGGACTGCTGCTTGGCGCGGGTATTCAGCGTCTGCGTGAGTTAAATCAGTCGCTGCAAAACGAACTGGCGCGTAATCACCGGCTGGCGGAGCGCCTGCTGGAAACGGAAGAGAGCGTACGCCGCGACGTGGCGCGTGAGTTGCACGACGATATCGGCCAGACCATCACCGCGATCCGTACTCAGGCCGGAATCGTGCAGCGCCTGGCGGTTGAAAACGGCGGCGTGAAGCAGAGCGGGCAGCTGATCGAACAGCTGTCGCTGGGCGTCTATGATTCCGTGCGCCGCCTGCTGGGACGCCTGCGTCCGCGCCAGTTGGATGATTTAACGCTGGAACAGGCGATCCGCTCGCTGATGCGGGAAATGGAGCTGGAAAGTCGCGGTATCGTCAGCCATCTCGACTGGCGGATCGACGAGACGGCGCTCAGCGAAGGCCAACGGGTGACGCTGTTTCGCGTCTGTCAGGAAGGGCTGAATAATATAGTGAAACATGCCAACGCCAGTGCGGTGACGCTACAGGGCTGGCAGCAGGACGAGCGGCTGATGCTGGTGATTGAGGATGACGGCAGCGGTCTGCCGCCGGGCTCCGGTCAGCAGGGTTTTGGCCTGACCGGGATGCGCGAGCGCGTGACGGCGCTCGGCGGTTCGCTGACGATTTCCTGCACGCACGGTACGCGAGTCAGCGTCTCGCTACCCCTGCGTTACGTTTGAGGAGCGGCAATGCTAACCTTTTTTAACGCCCCGGCGAATGCGCCGCAGTTAACGGACAAGCACGAGATCGACGATCTCTATCGCTACTGGCGTCGCCATATCCTGCTGACTATCTGGCTGGGCTACGCTCTGTTCTATTTCACCCGTAAAAGTTTTAACGCCGCCGTGCCGGACATTCTCGTCAGCGGCGTGTTAACCCGTAGCGATATCGGTCTGCTGGCGACGCTGTTTTATATCACCTATGGCGTGTCGAAATTCGTTTCCGGCATCGTCAGTGACCGTTCTAACGCCCGCTATTTTATGGGAACAGGGCTAATTGCCACCGGCATCGTCAATATTCTGTTTGGTTTCTCCACTTCACTCTGGGCGTTTGCCCTGCTGTGGGCGCTGAACGCCTTCTTTCAGGGATGGGGCGCGCCGGTGTGCGCACGTTTGCTGACGGCATGGTACTCCCGCAACGAGCGTGGCGGCTGGTGGGCTATCTGGAATACCGCACACAACGTTGGCGGCGCGTTGATTCCGATCGTCATGGCTGCTGCGGCACTGCATTATGGCTGGCGTGCCGGGATGATGATGGCCGGAACGCTGGCAATCGTCGTCGGTGTTTTTCTTTGCTGGCGACTACGCGACCGTCCGCAGGCCGTGGGGTTGCCACCGGTGGGGGACTGGCAGCACGATGCGCTGGAAATCGCTCAGCAGCAGGAGGGCGCGGGACTGACCCGTAAAGAGATCCTCACTAAATACGTACTGCTCAACCCTTACATCTGGCTGCTATCGCTCTGTTATGTGCTGGTGTACGTGGTGCGTGCGGCCATCAACGACTGGGGCAATCTGTATATGTCCGAGACGCTGGGCGTCGATCTGGTGTCTGCCAACATGGCGGTGACGATGTTCGAGCTGGGCGGATTTATTGGTGCGCTGGTGGCAGGCTGGGGGTCGGACAAACTGTTCAACGGCAACCGTGGACCGATGAACCTGATTTTTGCCGCCGGAATTTTACTTTCGGTGGGTTCACTGTGGCTGATGCCGTTTGCCAGCTATGTGATGCAGGCGGCCTGCTTCTTCACCACCGGATTCTTTGTCTTTGGTCCGCAGATGCTGATCGGTATGGCGGCAGCGGAGTGTTCGCACAAAGAGGCGGCAGGAGCGGCAACCGGGTTTGTTGGACTGTTCGCCTATCTCGGCGCATCGCTTTCCGGCTGGCCATTGGCGCAGGTGCTGGAAACCTGGTACTGGACGGGGTTCTTCGTCGTTATTGCTATCGCGGCAGGTATCTCTGCCCTGTTGTTACTGCCGTTCCTCAACGCTCAGGCTCCACGTGAGGCCAGCGAAGCGTGATGCAGCTCACTTTTTTATCGCGAGTGGGGCAAAACTAAGAAATTTTCCCGGTTTCGCCTGGACGCTGTCTCAGGCGTGTCTCCCGACTGATTTTTACAATGCCTGCCATTCGCAGGTATAAAAATTCGCTCGGGAGTCTCCTATGCTGGCCTTTCTAAACCAGGTGCGTAAACCGACCCTGGATCTGCCGCTCGATGTGCGGCGCAAGATGTGGTTCAAACCGTTCATGCAGTCTTATCTGGTGGTCTTCATTGGTTACCTGACCATGTATTTGATCCGCAAGAACTTTAACATCGCCCAGAACGATATGATTTCCACCTACGGGTTGAGCATGACGCAACTGGGGATGATTGGTCTGGGGTTCTCCATCACCTACGGCGTGGGTAAAACGCTGGTTTCCTATTACGCTGACGGCAAAAACACCAAGCAGTTCCTGCCACTTATGCTGATCCTCTCTGCGATTTGTATGCTCGGCTTCAGTGCCAGCATGGGAACGGGTTCCGTAAGCCTGTTCCTGATGATTGCCTTTTATGCCCTGAGCGGATTCTTCCAGAGCACCGGCGGCTCGTGCAGCTATTCCACCATCACCAAATGGACGCCTCGCCGTAAGCGCGGTACTTTCCTCGGTTTCTGGAATATCTCTCATAACCTTGGCGGCGCAGGTGCGGCCGGCGTGGCGCTGTTCGGTGCGAACGTGCTGTTCGACGGACACGTGATTGGGATGTTTATCTTCCCGTCGATTATCGCTCTGATTGTCGGCTTTATCGGTCTGCGCTTTGGTAGCGACTCGCCGGAATCTTACGGTCTCGGTAAAGCTGAAGAACTGTTCGGCGAAGAGATCAGCGAAGAGGATAAAGAGACCGAAGAAAATGAGATGACCAAATGGCAGATCTTTGTTGAGTATGTGCTGAAAAACAAAGTGATCTGGCTGCTGTGTTTCTCCAACATCTTCCTGTACG comes from the Citrobacter amalonaticus genome and includes:
- a CDS encoding aldose 1-epimerase family protein, with amino-acid sequence MTTRITLWRTLFGEHPQVLLENSDFTVTAFRYASGVEGLKVQNSRGHLVILPWMGQMIWDARFDGHDLTMRNMFRQPKPATEVVATYGCFAFHSGLLANGCPSPEDTHPLHGEMACAAMDEAWLELDGDSLRVTGRYEYVMGFGHHYQAQPAVVMHKASALFDIQMAVTNLASVAMPLQYMCHMNYAYVPQATFSQNIPDEVLRLRESVPAHVKPTQQWLAFNQRILQGEASLVALNEPDFYDPEIVFFADKLDRYTDKPEFCMIAPDGTTFVTRFASSELNYVTRWILYNGDQQVAAFALPATCRPEGFLAAQRNGSLLEVPPQQTRTFTVTTGIA
- the uhpA gene encoding transcriptional regulator UhpA, with product MITVALIDDHLIVRSGFAQLLGLEADLQVVAEFGSGREALAGLPGRGVQVCICDISMPDISGLELLSQLPKGMATIMLSVHDSPALVEQALNAGARGFLSKRCSPDELIAAVHTVATGGCYLTPEIAVKLAAGRQDPLTRRERQVAEKLAQGMAVKEIAVELGLSPKTVHVHRANLMEKLGVSNDVELARRMFDGW
- the uhpB gene encoding signal transduction histidine-protein kinase/phosphatase UhpB, encoding MKTLFSRLITVLACFFIFSAAWFCLWSISLHLVERPELAVLLFPFGLRLGLMLQCPRGYWPVLLGAEWLLTFWLAQEVALAHLPLLLIGSLLTLLPVALISRYRHQRDWRTLLLQGAALTAAALLQSLPWLGQGEEAWNALLLTLTGGLTLAPICLVFWHYLTSTTWLPLGPALVSQPVNWRGRHLIWYLLLFSVSLWLQLGLPAELSRFTPFCLALPIIALAWHYGWQGALIATLMNAIALIASQTWHDHPVDLLLSLLAQSLTGLLLGAGIQRLRELNQSLQNELARNHRLAERLLETEESVRRDVARELHDDIGQTITAIRTQAGIVQRLAVENGGVKQSGQLIEQLSLGVYDSVRRLLGRLRPRQLDDLTLEQAIRSLMREMELESRGIVSHLDWRIDETALSEGQRVTLFRVCQEGLNNIVKHANASAVTLQGWQQDERLMLVIEDDGSGLPPGSGQQGFGLTGMRERVTALGGSLTISCTHGTRVSVSLPLRYV
- a CDS encoding MFS transporter, which encodes MLTFFNAPANAPQLTDKHEIDDLYRYWRRHILLTIWLGYALFYFTRKSFNAAVPDILVSGVLTRSDIGLLATLFYITYGVSKFVSGIVSDRSNARYFMGTGLIATGIVNILFGFSTSLWAFALLWALNAFFQGWGAPVCARLLTAWYSRNERGGWWAIWNTAHNVGGALIPIVMAAAALHYGWRAGMMMAGTLAIVVGVFLCWRLRDRPQAVGLPPVGDWQHDALEIAQQQEGAGLTRKEILTKYVLLNPYIWLLSLCYVLVYVVRAAINDWGNLYMSETLGVDLVSANMAVTMFELGGFIGALVAGWGSDKLFNGNRGPMNLIFAAGILLSVGSLWLMPFASYVMQAACFFTTGFFVFGPQMLIGMAAAECSHKEAAGAATGFVGLFAYLGASLSGWPLAQVLETWYWTGFFVVIAIAAGISALLLLPFLNAQAPREASEA
- the uhpT gene encoding hexose-6-phosphate:phosphate antiporter, whose translation is MLAFLNQVRKPTLDLPLDVRRKMWFKPFMQSYLVVFIGYLTMYLIRKNFNIAQNDMISTYGLSMTQLGMIGLGFSITYGVGKTLVSYYADGKNTKQFLPLMLILSAICMLGFSASMGTGSVSLFLMIAFYALSGFFQSTGGSCSYSTITKWTPRRKRGTFLGFWNISHNLGGAGAAGVALFGANVLFDGHVIGMFIFPSIIALIVGFIGLRFGSDSPESYGLGKAEELFGEEISEEDKETEENEMTKWQIFVEYVLKNKVIWLLCFSNIFLYVVRIGIDQWSTVYAFQELKLSKEVAIQGFTLFEVGALVGTLLWGWLSDLANGRRALVACVALALIIATLGVYQHASNQYVYLASLFALGFLVFGPQLLIGVAAVGFVPKKAIGAADGIKGTFAYLIGDSFAKLGLGMIADGTPVFGLTGWAGTFAALDAAAIGCICLMAMVAVMEERKIRRERKIQQLRTA